In Oncorhynchus keta strain PuntledgeMale-10-30-2019 unplaced genomic scaffold, Oket_V2 Un_scaffold_29839_pilon_pilon, whole genome shotgun sequence, a genomic segment contains:
- the LOC127928550 gene encoding beta-1,4-galactosyltransferase galt-1-like, translated as MQRHTRHSWHILDIQDTLNQTFLSIQNRERREEDFPFYLTVCMSSMFGDYNNVQQFVQTMEFYKLLGVRRVVLYLTSCGPDLEKVLQYYAEEGTLEVIGWPINHFLKPSTGWKAQELEGDIHLNGQLTIMNECIYRNMYRSRYVLLADVDQLLVPASHSSLLPLMEDLQGQHPDAAVFLMETHLFPATAGTATQDHSARRRAPGWICWTTSTESLFLKTPSAPTRWWSTPVWCCRRPCLR; from the coding sequence ATGCAACGCCACACACGTCACTCTTGGCACATCCTCGACATCCAGGACACCCTCAACCAGACATTTCTGAGCATCCAGAACCgggagagacgggaggaggacTTCCCCTTTTACCTCACCGTGTGCATGTCCAGCATGTTTGGAGACTACAACAACGTCCAACAGTTTGTCCAGACCATGGAGTTTTACAAGCTCCTGGGGGTGCGGAGGGTTGTCCTCTACCTCACCAGCTGTGGACCTGACCTGGAGAAGGTCCTCCAGTACTACGCAGAGGAGGGCACTCTGGAGGTGATTGGCTGGCCCATCAACCACTTCCTCAAGCCCTCTACTGGGTGGAAGGCCCAGGAGCTGGAAGGGGATATTCACCTCAACGGCCAGCTGACCATCATGAACGAGTGCATCTACAGGAACATGTACAGGTCACGGTACGTCCTCCTGGCTGACGTTGATCAGCTCCTGGTCCCGGCCTCACACAGCTCTCTTCTGCCCCTCATGGAGGACCTGCAGGGGCAGCACCCCGACGCAGCCGTGTTCCTGATGGAGACGCACCTCTTCCCTGCCACAGCCGGTACTGCTACGCAAGACCATTCCGCACGGAGAAGGGCGCCGGGGTGGATCTGCTGGACTACGTCTACAGAGAGCTTGTTCCTGAAGACGCCTTCCGCTCCTACAAGATGGTGGTCAACCCCCGTCTGGTGCTGCAGACGGCCATGTTTGAGGTGA